In Aythya fuligula isolate bAytFul2 chromosome 14, bAytFul2.pri, whole genome shotgun sequence, the following proteins share a genomic window:
- the LOC116495014 gene encoding leukocyte cell-derived chemotaxin-2-like has protein sequence MHGVTTLILLITISSVAAGQWGNICAGQPSNKIRGCDQHGCGHYNAPRGRRTHKGVDVVCTDGSVVYAPFAGKIDKQAKPYGNGNAIDNGIQLSGAGFCIKMFYIKPVKYSGTIKKGEKIGVLLPMQSVYRGIISHVHIQNCDLTNPTSNL, from the exons ATGCACGGAGTCACCACACTCATCCTTCTGATTACCATCTCCAGTG tTGCTGCAGGCCAATGGGGGAACATCTGCGCAGGTCAACCCTCCAACAAAATCCGAGGCTGTGACCAACACGGCTGTGGCCACTACAATGCCCCCAG gggaaggaggacgCACAAAGGGGTGGACGTGGTGTGCACGGACGGCTCGGTGGTGTACGCGCCCTTCGCGGGGAAGATCGACAAACAGGCCAAGCCCTACGGGAACGGCAACGCCATCGACAACGGCATCCAGCTGTCAGGAGCAG GATTCTGCATTAAGATGTTTTACATCAAACCCGTCAAGTACAGCGGCACCATcaagaagggggagaaaatcgGCGTCCTGCTGCCCATGCAGAGCGTCTACCGAGGGATCATATCCCACGTCCACATCCAGAACTGCGACTTAACAAACCCCACTTCCAACCTGTAA